From one Aquicella lusitana genomic stretch:
- a CDS encoding ABC transporter ATP-binding protein, producing MVSLENVSKVYQLGEHAFSALKNIYFELERGEMTAIVGASGSGKSTLMNIIGFLDRCTTGRYLFAGADVSDLAEQDLAGIRNTKIGFVFQSFFLLPRSNALQNVMLPLFYRGTPRQEAKENAMHLLDKVGVGHLAYHKPNQLSGGQQQRVAIARALVTNPEIILADEPTGALDSQTGEEVMQLFVDLNRNEGRTIVIITHDNEVSRRCQRVVTIKDGRIAC from the coding sequence CTGGTTAGTCTCGAAAATGTATCGAAAGTTTATCAGCTTGGCGAGCATGCTTTTTCGGCGCTGAAAAATATTTATTTTGAACTGGAACGCGGCGAGATGACAGCGATTGTCGGTGCGTCGGGATCAGGGAAATCGACCCTGATGAACATCATTGGGTTTCTGGATCGCTGTACCACAGGGCGTTATCTTTTCGCCGGTGCAGATGTCTCAGATCTGGCTGAGCAGGATCTCGCGGGAATACGCAATACCAAAATTGGTTTCGTTTTCCAGTCTTTTTTCTTGCTGCCTCGGTCAAATGCGCTGCAAAATGTGATGCTGCCTCTATTTTATCGCGGTACGCCCAGACAAGAGGCGAAAGAGAATGCAATGCATCTACTTGATAAAGTAGGTGTAGGCCATTTGGCTTATCATAAACCGAACCAATTGTCCGGCGGCCAGCAGCAACGCGTCGCGATTGCACGCGCTTTGGTGACCAACCCAGAAATTATTCTTGCTGATGAACCAACGGGTGCGCTAGATTCGCAGACAGGCGAAGAAGTGATGCAATTATTTGTTGATTTGAATCGCAATGAAGGCAGAACCATTGTTATCATCACCCACGATAATGAAGTGAGCCGGCGCTGCCAGCGTGTAGTGACTATAAAGGACGGGAGAATAGCATGTTAA
- a CDS encoding efflux RND transporter periplasmic adaptor subunit: MKNQSHLFYLPLIVLTVLCLLSACSREPKVEGGRVVTIEARSFANTLYYSGTIQPLKTLVVPCPTDGVVVDMPFQYGEKVKPGQLLFLISSSKFLSDYKSALMQYIKAKSDFNNSQGMLSEAEFLHKNELISDDDYKMKKSTFYANRLALLQAKDALENLLKQLDIKDINLYKLTIADIDKITEAMHLRMSSENLRIFSPAEGTVLSPSKTEEENKKISKGDAVKQGDVLAVIGDMNGLSVHIKVNELTVNQLRIGQKVKVTGIAFPDEILKGEIKRVDKQGEATNGGLPTFSVEITVPTLTAAQQKMIHVGMSAKVEINIEEAPQIMIPFAALSEKNGATYIRRYDTKTGKTPWVEVKTGKATADTVAILSGLKAGDKIVIPG; the protein is encoded by the coding sequence ATGAAAAATCAGAGCCATTTGTTTTATCTGCCGCTGATTGTGTTAACAGTGTTATGTCTGCTTTCTGCCTGCTCCCGAGAGCCAAAAGTGGAAGGCGGACGCGTGGTGACAATTGAAGCGCGCTCATTCGCGAACACGCTTTACTACTCTGGTACCATACAGCCATTGAAGACATTGGTGGTGCCCTGCCCCACGGACGGCGTGGTTGTCGATATGCCTTTTCAATATGGCGAAAAGGTGAAACCAGGACAATTATTGTTTTTGATTTCTTCTTCCAAATTTCTATCAGACTATAAGTCTGCCCTCATGCAATACATTAAGGCCAAAAGTGATTTTAACAATAGTCAGGGGATGCTATCCGAGGCAGAGTTTCTCCATAAAAATGAACTCATCTCCGACGATGATTATAAAATGAAAAAATCAACTTTTTATGCCAATCGTCTGGCTTTGCTCCAGGCAAAGGATGCGCTTGAAAATTTATTAAAGCAGTTGGATATCAAGGATATTAACTTGTATAAGCTTACCATCGCAGACATTGACAAGATTACCGAGGCAATGCACTTGCGGATGAGTTCTGAAAACTTACGCATTTTTTCGCCAGCGGAAGGAACAGTTCTGTCGCCGTCCAAAACGGAAGAAGAAAATAAAAAAATTTCCAAAGGCGACGCAGTTAAACAAGGCGACGTGTTGGCAGTGATTGGTGACATGAATGGCCTGTCTGTGCATATCAAAGTTAATGAGCTGACGGTGAACCAACTTAGGATAGGACAAAAAGTCAAAGTGACCGGTATTGCCTTTCCCGATGAAATATTAAAGGGCGAAATCAAACGCGTTGATAAACAAGGCGAAGCAACCAACGGCGGATTGCCGACTTTCTCTGTCGAAATCACCGTTCCTACGCTGACAGCCGCACAGCAAAAAATGATTCATGTGGGCATGAGCGCAAAGGTGGAAATTAATATCGAGGAGGCGCCGCAAATCATGATACCCTTTGCAGCGCTTAGCGAGAAAAACGGCGCCACTTATATACGACGCTATGACACGAAAACAGGAAAAACGCCCTGGGTCGAAGTAAAGACGGGAAAAGCAACAGCCGATACGGTGGCCATTCTTTCCGGATTAAAAGCAGGAGATAAAATTGTCATCCCTGGTTAG
- a CDS encoding TolC family protein, whose translation MRKISAYYKNYPDVFAAFAMTAAASSLSWHRKVLVNRLFCLIVLFLFLSSIANAKAPLFPEQKKIRKMDSPQPDSTNHSLTLSLNEAILVAVRDNPNVQQSQLSYVSQKFNLWVQQWQFYPHYAFQASATGGETNSFNIQPSVSLLTPVGTQVSLASANTETNHYSPNLSFKVMQPLMRGFGKAIVESALNNAKDTEVISRLTVEGTLRSTITAVINAYLDVVTAERTIAIDEAAVKRAEKSVEQTKLFIKAGHKAGNELVTVQADVASSKSQLENDKNNLVQARYALLTAIGMDPNTPVRFTTLNPENLIKKYHLPLLDQAKQLTLHNDIQYQIDQITLHGPTTRSLMVAEDNTRWQLNLTANAATRNAGSNNVELALQIPIDDQLSKQAVVNAKIALKQAELALMQEKWSKETSAINGWNNVVSAERALRFAEDAEVLQEKTYNISYQKYAHGLIDSLELQTAQVQLIQSQQTLLNAQIGYLKALVNLDLLIGNTLNTWDIKVRL comes from the coding sequence ATGCGAAAAATTTCTGCTTATTATAAAAATTATCCGGATGTTTTCGCAGCATTTGCAATGACGGCTGCTGCATCATCTTTAAGTTGGCACCGGAAAGTGCTTGTTAACCGACTGTTTTGTTTGATCGTTCTTTTTCTTTTTCTTTCAAGTATAGCGAATGCCAAAGCGCCATTATTTCCAGAACAAAAAAAAATCCGCAAGATGGATTCGCCGCAGCCCGATTCTACAAACCATTCGCTAACGCTTTCTCTTAACGAAGCCATTCTTGTTGCTGTGCGAGATAATCCTAATGTGCAGCAATCCCAATTAAGTTATGTTTCACAAAAATTCAATTTGTGGGTTCAGCAATGGCAGTTTTATCCGCATTATGCCTTTCAGGCATCTGCGACAGGCGGGGAGACCAACAGCTTTAATATTCAACCCAGTGTTTCACTGCTGACGCCAGTTGGTACACAGGTTTCGCTTGCTTCGGCGAATACGGAGACAAATCATTATAGCCCAAATTTGTCTTTCAAAGTCATGCAGCCGCTTATGCGCGGTTTTGGTAAAGCGATTGTTGAATCGGCACTCAACAATGCCAAAGACACGGAAGTCATTTCACGTCTGACGGTGGAAGGGACCTTGCGCAGCACAATCACTGCTGTGATTAACGCTTATCTTGATGTGGTGACAGCGGAAAGAACGATCGCCATTGATGAAGCTGCGGTAAAGCGCGCAGAAAAATCGGTTGAACAGACTAAATTATTTATTAAGGCCGGACATAAAGCTGGAAATGAATTAGTGACTGTTCAAGCCGACGTGGCCAGCAGTAAATCTCAACTGGAAAATGACAAAAATAATCTTGTGCAGGCACGCTATGCATTATTGACCGCCATTGGAATGGATCCTAATACACCCGTTCGATTCACGACACTCAACCCGGAAAATTTAATTAAAAAATATCATCTTCCTTTGCTCGATCAGGCTAAGCAATTAACATTACATAATGATATTCAATATCAGATTGATCAGATTACCCTGCATGGTCCCACCACGCGCAGTTTGATGGTTGCTGAAGACAATACCCGATGGCAACTTAATCTCACTGCTAATGCGGCCACCCGCAATGCGGGAAGCAATAATGTGGAATTGGCATTACAAATTCCTATTGACGACCAGCTTTCCAAACAAGCTGTCGTCAATGCAAAAATTGCACTGAAGCAGGCTGAACTTGCACTCATGCAGGAAAAATGGAGCAAAGAAACGAGCGCGATCAATGGCTGGAATAATGTCGTGAGCGCAGAAAGAGCGTTGCGTTTTGCAGAAGACGCAGAAGTGCTACAGGAAAAAACTTATAATATTAGTTATCAAAAATATGCCCATGGTCTGATCGATAGTCTTGAATTGCAAACAGCGCAGGTGCAATTGATTCAATCCCAGCAAACCTTGCTGAACGCGCAAATTGGTTACCTGAAGGCGCTAGTGAATCTGGATTTGTTAATAGGGAATACACTTAATACATGGGATATAAAGGTGAGGTTGTAA
- a CDS encoding D-alanine--D-alanine ligase family protein yields the protein MKSLDKIRVAVLFGGRSAEHEVSLRSAANVIQYLDPSRFDIIPIGIDKQGSWFLGNDIFKKSLEHNKVPQLHGHSDTWFTPEWVGKPVEKQQVKELISRPVSGQFFDVVFPVVHGTLCEDGTLQGLLELADIPYVGCGVLSSAIGMDKDVSKRLAMSANIPVPPYLVIKQNQWDINPASFLREVDEKLSFPVFVKPANTGSSIGITKVKAREQLQAAINEAFRFDTKVLVEKALSVIELELAVLESLEPEEEPIVSVVGEIRPRHEFYSYDAKYVDENGAELLIPAPIPEEIKAKARRLAQKIFNTLECEGMARVDLFLDKETQEIFFNEINTLPGFTQISMYPKLMDASGIPYPQLLTHLVELAIKRHKNKSRLIRSYAG from the coding sequence ATGAAATCGTTGGATAAAATCCGTGTTGCTGTTCTTTTTGGAGGCCGTTCGGCAGAACATGAAGTCTCATTGCGCTCAGCCGCTAATGTTATCCAATATCTTGATCCTTCGCGTTTCGACATTATTCCTATTGGTATTGATAAACAGGGCAGCTGGTTTCTGGGTAATGATATTTTTAAAAAAAGCCTGGAGCACAATAAAGTTCCCCAGCTTCATGGCCATAGTGACACCTGGTTTACACCAGAATGGGTAGGTAAACCGGTAGAGAAACAGCAGGTTAAGGAATTGATTTCGCGTCCTGTTTCCGGCCAGTTTTTTGATGTTGTCTTTCCTGTTGTGCACGGCACCTTGTGTGAAGATGGAACATTACAAGGATTGCTGGAACTTGCCGATATTCCTTATGTTGGCTGCGGTGTGCTTTCTTCGGCCATTGGCATGGACAAAGACGTTTCCAAACGTCTTGCCATGAGTGCGAATATTCCTGTTCCACCCTATCTTGTTATTAAACAGAATCAATGGGATATAAATCCGGCTTCTTTTTTGCGTGAAGTCGATGAAAAACTTTCTTTTCCGGTATTTGTCAAACCGGCCAATACGGGTTCCAGTATTGGGATCACCAAGGTAAAAGCAAGAGAACAATTGCAAGCTGCGATTAACGAAGCGTTCCGCTTTGATACCAAGGTATTGGTAGAGAAGGCGCTTTCTGTTATTGAACTGGAACTGGCTGTGCTTGAATCACTGGAACCTGAGGAAGAGCCCATCGTTAGCGTTGTGGGAGAAATCAGGCCGCGGCATGAATTTTATTCTTATGATGCAAAATATGTTGATGAAAATGGCGCTGAATTGTTAATACCAGCTCCGATTCCAGAAGAAATCAAAGCAAAAGCGCGGCGGCTCGCGCAGAAAATTTTTAACACGCTGGAATGCGAAGGCATGGCGCGTGTGGATTTGTTTCTTGATAAAGAAACGCAGGAAATATTTTTTAACGAAATTAACACGCTTCCTGGTTTCACTCAGATTAGTATGTATCCTAAACTCATGGATGCTTCTGGCATTCCTTACCCACAATTATTGACGCATCTGGTTGAACTCGCGATTAAACGGCATAAAAATAAAAGCCGGCTGATTCGAAGCTATGCGGGATAG
- a CDS encoding murein L,D-transpeptidase catalytic domain family protein — protein MKIRTTLFLFALLGSLGFSWPFSWLFSGGVNGEQPGTNSWVEREIQILKSQAGNIDTKVLRLSLIAYSKAKQKGITDNKQVLTVIDYSKPSTEKRLWVFDLKRGRTLFNTLVSHGKNSGGVASSSFSNSPGSLKSSIGVFVTDEPYIGKNGYSLRLRGLERGVNDNAYRRSVVIHGAWYATPDTLKRYGQIGRSWGCPAVSQDLAKPLINTIKENTLIFAYYPDRNWLSHSRFLT, from the coding sequence ATGAAAATACGTACTACATTATTTTTATTTGCCTTGTTAGGTTCACTGGGATTTAGTTGGCCCTTTTCATGGCTTTTTTCAGGCGGCGTCAATGGAGAGCAACCGGGAACCAATTCCTGGGTTGAACGGGAAATTCAAATTCTGAAATCACAAGCAGGTAATATTGATACCAAAGTATTGCGCCTTAGCCTCATTGCCTACTCAAAAGCAAAACAGAAAGGTATTACTGACAACAAGCAGGTATTAACCGTCATTGACTATTCCAAGCCCTCAACTGAAAAGCGTTTATGGGTATTTGATCTCAAACGGGGCCGGACGCTTTTTAATACGCTGGTTTCGCATGGTAAAAATAGCGGTGGAGTGGCTTCTTCCTCTTTTTCAAACAGCCCGGGCAGTTTAAAATCCAGCATAGGTGTATTTGTTACCGATGAGCCTTATATTGGCAAAAATGGGTATTCATTACGCCTGAGAGGATTGGAACGTGGAGTTAATGATAATGCTTATCGTCGAAGTGTGGTTATCCATGGCGCCTGGTACGCTACGCCGGATACCTTGAAGCGATATGGACAGATCGGGCGCAGCTGGGGATGCCCTGCAGTAAGCCAGGATTTGGCCAAGCCACTCATCAACACGATTAAGGAGAATACATTAATTTTCGCCTATTATCCTGACAGGAATTGGTTATCCCATTCCCGATTTTTAACTTAG
- a CDS encoding L,D-transpeptidase family protein, translating to MKIGKVLFSAALSFFSACSFAATYSLPASNESIIGQVQYSSAGSGDNVVTVAKRYDIGFNSLESANPYLNMGRGFTSGTPLLIPTQHLLPNQPRKGIVINLPEMRMYYYPEGSNQVLTYPIGIGKIGKTIPITKAKITRKATNPTWIPPQDIREFNLEQGIVLPRIMPPGPDNPLGPYAIYMSIPTYLIHSTIFPESVGRRASFGCIRMYESDIEQFFPSVKGGIPVVITNSPVKAGWQNDHLYLEAHQPLEEHNANFDASLPGMVHMVANMTKDQPTLVDWQLISYIAKERDGLPHEVGVRIQ from the coding sequence ATGAAAATAGGAAAAGTTCTTTTTTCAGCCGCGTTATCGTTTTTTTCAGCCTGTTCATTTGCTGCAACTTATTCGCTGCCTGCTTCCAATGAATCGATCATTGGACAGGTTCAATATAGTAGTGCGGGATCAGGCGACAATGTTGTAACTGTAGCCAAGCGCTATGATATTGGTTTTAATTCACTGGAAAGTGCAAATCCTTATCTTAATATGGGAAGAGGATTTACATCCGGTACGCCCTTGCTCATTCCTACCCAGCATTTGCTACCAAACCAGCCGCGTAAAGGTATTGTGATCAACTTGCCTGAAATGCGCATGTACTATTACCCGGAAGGATCCAATCAAGTGCTGACTTATCCTATCGGAATAGGAAAAATTGGCAAAACCATTCCAATCACGAAAGCAAAAATTACACGAAAGGCAACTAATCCTACATGGATACCCCCTCAGGATATTCGTGAATTTAATCTTGAACAGGGAATTGTACTGCCGCGCATCATGCCGCCAGGTCCTGACAATCCTTTAGGTCCCTACGCAATCTATATGAGCATTCCGACTTATCTCATCCATAGCACGATCTTTCCAGAAAGTGTAGGTAGAAGGGCCAGTTTTGGCTGTATTCGGATGTACGAATCCGATATCGAACAATTTTTTCCTTCCGTAAAAGGTGGCATACCCGTTGTCATTACCAACTCACCTGTTAAGGCCGGCTGGCAGAATGATCATCTTTACCTGGAAGCACATCAGCCGCTTGAAGAACATAATGCGAATTTCGATGCTTCATTGCCTGGCATGGTGCATATGGTAGCTAACATGACTAAAGACCAACCTACTTTGGTAGACTGGCAGCTTATTTCTTATATTGCCAAAGAAAGAGATGGCTTACCTCATGAGGTGGGCGTCAGAATTCAGTAA